Proteins from a single region of Deinococcus apachensis DSM 19763:
- a CDS encoding diguanylate cyclase domain-containing protein, which produces METTAVREQGRLAALERYAVLDTLPEAAFDRLTALAARLFGVPISLISLVGSQHTFFKACFGLDMRQTDRSLSFCTHALHSLDVLVVPDLAADARFARHPFVTGAPGLRFYAGAPLVTPDGHTLGTLCILDERPRASFSAQERAALKDFAALVIDELELRLGRLEADRAAQLRETQARSLQDALNLSRLLQGIGDLTDLDLPTGELLPHVVELTGAALDVDWGGLVVIRGDSATSRSAWHSPAGADLARQATREMRREEGGLMWQAAGCDTPLFVSDYARDPGSHADLVAAGVRSAVSVCLGQEGEATYMMTLLRLHQERPWTARDRQLVDAVSRAVRQSLSQSAQRAALRESQEKLRLALEAAPVVLWTTDLSGTFTLVEGRGLAALGAIPAGLVGRSVREAFAGDAAVLTNLDRAFAGESFTTHVEVRGQVFEAHYGPLQDAGGRPAGLVGTGYDVTAAVQAQREAVRAREQAEALLELSHLLDGQADARELAQTALAAVNRALGEGALVLWQRAGDVLRPLATHGDLPLPTWDLPTRQVEAAGVLGGRAVFLTPTELPATLPACAEAGLRGAALLPVALGLPEQAWVLGVYRTGPCEEWSPFERSLLAAAARTLAAGVERQRHLHSLETAARTDILTGLGNRRAFEIDLTAELSRARRQGAAVAVLSVDLDGLKRVNDTLGHARGDTLLREFARALRQCLREEDRVHRLGGDEYAVVLPGVGPAEAAIILERVRGAVDRTRAAGFEGVDASAGVACFPADTQDTADLVRLSDLRMYADKAEKRALQAS; this is translated from the coding sequence ATGGAAACGACTGCGGTTCGGGAACAGGGACGGCTGGCGGCGCTGGAACGCTACGCGGTGCTGGACACGCTGCCCGAGGCGGCCTTCGACCGGCTCACGGCGCTGGCCGCGCGGCTGTTCGGGGTCCCCATTTCCCTGATCTCGCTGGTCGGGTCGCAGCACACCTTCTTCAAGGCCTGCTTCGGCCTGGATATGCGGCAGACCGACCGCTCCCTGAGCTTTTGCACCCACGCCCTGCACAGCCTGGACGTCCTGGTGGTGCCCGACCTGGCCGCCGACGCCCGCTTCGCGCGCCACCCCTTCGTGACCGGGGCGCCGGGGCTGCGCTTCTACGCGGGGGCGCCGCTCGTCACGCCGGATGGGCACACACTGGGAACCCTGTGCATCCTGGACGAGCGGCCGCGGGCGAGCTTTTCCGCTCAGGAACGGGCCGCCCTGAAGGATTTCGCCGCGCTCGTGATCGACGAGCTGGAACTGCGGCTGGGGAGGCTGGAGGCGGACCGCGCGGCCCAGCTCCGGGAGACGCAGGCCCGGAGCCTGCAAGACGCCCTGAACCTCTCGCGGCTCCTCCAGGGCATCGGCGACCTCACCGACCTCGACCTGCCGACGGGGGAGCTGCTGCCACACGTCGTCGAACTGACCGGCGCCGCCCTCGACGTGGACTGGGGGGGGCTGGTGGTGATCCGGGGGGATAGCGCCACCTCGCGCAGCGCCTGGCACAGCCCGGCGGGGGCGGACCTCGCCCGGCAGGCCACCCGGGAGATGCGGCGGGAGGAGGGCGGCCTGATGTGGCAGGCGGCCGGGTGTGACACCCCCCTGTTCGTCTCCGACTACGCCCGCGACCCCGGGAGCCACGCGGACCTCGTCGCTGCCGGGGTGCGCTCGGCAGTCAGCGTGTGCCTGGGGCAGGAGGGGGAGGCGACCTACATGATGACCCTGCTGCGGCTGCACCAGGAGCGGCCCTGGACCGCGCGGGACCGCCAGCTCGTGGACGCTGTGAGCCGGGCGGTGCGCCAGAGCCTGAGCCAGAGCGCGCAGCGGGCCGCCCTGCGCGAGAGCCAGGAGAAGCTGCGCCTCGCGCTGGAGGCCGCCCCGGTGGTCCTCTGGACGACGGACCTGTCGGGCACCTTTACCCTCGTCGAGGGCCGGGGCCTGGCCGCCCTGGGAGCGATCCCGGCGGGGCTGGTCGGCCGCTCGGTGCGGGAGGCCTTTGCCGGGGACGCGGCGGTCCTCACCAATCTGGACCGCGCCTTCGCCGGGGAGAGCTTCACGACCCACGTGGAGGTGAGGGGGCAGGTCTTCGAGGCCCACTACGGGCCGCTGCAGGACGCCGGGGGACGCCCGGCGGGACTGGTTGGCACCGGCTACGACGTGACGGCGGCGGTGCAGGCCCAGCGGGAGGCCGTGCGCGCCCGCGAGCAGGCCGAGGCCCTGCTGGAACTCTCCCACCTGCTGGACGGGCAGGCGGACGCCCGGGAACTGGCACAGACCGCCCTGGCCGCCGTCAACCGCGCCCTGGGTGAGGGGGCGCTCGTCCTGTGGCAGCGCGCGGGGGACGTGCTACGTCCGCTCGCCACCCACGGGGACCTCCCGCTGCCCACCTGGGACCTCCCCACCCGGCAGGTCGAGGCCGCGGGCGTTCTGGGTGGCCGGGCGGTCTTCCTGACCCCGACGGAGCTGCCCGCGACCCTCCCGGCCTGCGCAGAGGCTGGGCTGCGGGGGGCCGCGCTGCTCCCGGTGGCCCTGGGCCTCCCCGAGCAGGCCTGGGTGCTGGGGGTCTACCGGACCGGCCCCTGCGAGGAGTGGTCTCCTTTCGAGCGCAGCCTGCTCGCGGCGGCGGCGCGCACGCTGGCCGCCGGGGTGGAACGGCAGCGTCACCTGCACAGCCTGGAGACGGCGGCCCGCACCGACATCCTGACGGGGCTGGGCAACCGCCGGGCGTTCGAGATTGACCTCACGGCGGAACTCAGCCGGGCGCGCCGCCAGGGCGCGGCGGTCGCCGTGCTCTCGGTCGATCTCGACGGCCTCAAGCGGGTGAACGACACGCTGGGCCACGCCCGCGGCGACACCCTGCTGCGCGAGTTCGCCCGCGCCCTGCGCCAGTGCCTGCGCGAGGAGGACCGGGTCCACCGCCTGGGCGGCGACGAGTACGCCGTCGTGCTGCCGGGCGTGGGTCCGGCCGAGGCGGCGATCATCCTGGAGCGCGTGCGGGGCGCCGTGGACCGGACGCGGGCGGCGGGCTTCGAGGGGGTGGACGCGAGCGCGGGCGTGGCCTGCTTCCCGGCGGACACCCAGGACACCGCCGACCTCGTCCGCCTCAGCGACCTGCGGATGTACGCGGACAAGGCCGAAAAACGCGCTCTCCAGGCCTCCT
- a CDS encoding HRDC domain-containing protein → MTDSPDLPRPDPRPDARLVGLHAERGDPHARLSAALAALEGADWGLTLGGEAALARQLAALLGPGVVRVDERLGVNRAALAEQGLAAAGLDADWTGARAAWLAEPDERLLRRAERAGVPVIVDATLAPGGGWFTRGAALVVYRDGVTLTGFGEGGLALLFGTGESPAPAAPAPADVTVALALRDVATLPLRLARSARTVGLLAERLGGGALPFGPTALLLPPDAAPNTPWLPGGVLAATRSVEGGVVFTPGLQDAETALALLRGQPRPVADPLPLVRELTEVREAEPIARVSGRDSRPERPRQEREFRPPSPQPDLPRPDEAFPDAPEAPARVTFDAPPVEDAAPAEPAPPAEEEVTWTPEIVFSDFEPESLPPLPTPVSGGPDEPELEVQPPLATAEVPEAEPQPEPEVEDTPAEDASPSQPAEPEPAPAAPDLTPDLPSNAGEGGALDPAADLTDEQAAIYARLREWRNAEARRQEVSRFIIASNATLAEIARRVPYTLDDLKAVRGMGPERLRKYGDKILEVVRG, encoded by the coding sequence ATGACCGACTCGCCCGACCTTCCCCGTCCCGATCCCCGCCCCGACGCCCGGCTGGTCGGCCTGCACGCCGAACGGGGTGATCCCCACGCCCGGTTGAGCGCCGCGCTGGCCGCCCTGGAGGGGGCCGACTGGGGCCTGACGCTGGGGGGCGAGGCCGCTCTGGCCCGGCAACTCGCCGCGCTGCTGGGTCCCGGCGTGGTGCGGGTGGACGAGCGGCTGGGCGTGAACCGCGCGGCGCTGGCCGAGCAGGGCCTGGCCGCCGCCGGGCTGGACGCCGACTGGACCGGCGCCCGGGCCGCTTGGCTGGCCGAGCCCGACGAGCGGCTTCTGCGCCGCGCCGAGCGGGCCGGGGTGCCGGTCATCGTGGACGCCACCCTGGCGCCGGGGGGCGGGTGGTTCACCCGGGGCGCCGCCCTCGTGGTGTACCGCGACGGAGTCACGCTGACCGGCTTCGGCGAGGGGGGGCTGGCGCTGCTGTTCGGCACGGGGGAGAGCCCCGCGCCCGCGGCCCCCGCCCCCGCCGACGTGACGGTCGCGCTCGCCCTGCGCGACGTGGCGACGCTGCCGCTGCGGCTGGCCCGGAGCGCGCGCACGGTGGGGCTCCTCGCCGAGCGGCTGGGGGGCGGGGCGCTGCCCTTCGGCCCCACGGCGCTGCTTCTCCCGCCCGACGCGGCGCCCAACACGCCCTGGCTCCCCGGCGGGGTGCTGGCCGCCACCCGCAGCGTGGAGGGCGGCGTGGTCTTCACCCCCGGCCTGCAAGACGCCGAGACGGCCCTCGCCCTGCTGCGCGGCCAGCCGCGGCCGGTGGCGGACCCGCTGCCGCTCGTGCGCGAGCTGACGGAGGTCAGGGAGGCTGAGCCCATCGCCCGTGTTTCCGGGCGCGACAGCCGACCCGAACGCCCCCGCCAGGAACGGGAGTTCCGCCCGCCCTCGCCCCAGCCCGACCTCCCCCGCCCGGACGAGGCCTTCCCGGACGCTCCCGAGGCCCCGGCCCGCGTGACCTTCGACGCGCCGCCGGTCGAGGACGCCGCGCCCGCAGAGCCCGCCCCCCCCGCCGAGGAGGAGGTGACCTGGACCCCCGAGATCGTGTTCAGCGACTTCGAGCCCGAGAGCCTTCCCCCGCTCCCCACCCCGGTCAGCGGCGGGCCGGACGAGCCCGAGCTGGAGGTCCAGCCGCCCCTCGCCACCGCCGAGGTGCCGGAGGCGGAACCGCAGCCCGAGCCGGAGGTGGAGGACACGCCAGCGGAGGACGCCTCACCCTCCCAACCGGCGGAACCCGAACCCGCCCCCGCCGCGCCCGACCTCACCCCTGACCTGCCCAGCAACGCGGGCGAGGGTGGGGCGCTCGACCCCGCCGCCGACCTCACCGACGAGCAGGCCGCGATCTACGCCCGGCTGCGCGAGTGGCGCAACGCCGAGGCCAGGCGCCAGGAGGTCAGCCGCTTCATCATCGCCAGCAACGCGACGCTGGCCGAGATCGCGCGCCGGGTGCCCTACACCCTCGACGACCTGAAGGCCGTGCGCGGCATGGGGCCGGAACGGCTGCGGAAGTACGGGGACAAGATTCTGGAGGTCGTGCGGGGGTAG
- a CDS encoding AMP nucleosidase, with protein sequence MRTKQEIVENWLPRYTGLPLSEFGDYILLTNFLGYLDIFAELTGGSIHDPTKAMPTITADGITLINFTMGSANAATIMDLLSAVEPKAVLFLGKCGGLKRKNKVGDLILPIAAIRGDGTSNDYLPPEIPALPAFSLQRAISSSIRDAGLDYWTGTVYTTNRRVWEHDAAFKEYLTRTRCMAIDMETATVFTVGFANHIPTGALLLVSDQPMVPEGVKTTESDRWVTETFATQHVKIGMQALREIRSVGRSVRHLRFEST encoded by the coding sequence ATGCGAACCAAACAGGAGATCGTCGAAAACTGGCTCCCCCGATACACCGGCCTGCCGCTCTCCGAGTTTGGGGACTACATCCTCCTGACCAACTTTCTGGGCTACCTCGACATCTTCGCGGAGCTGACCGGGGGGAGCATCCACGACCCGACCAAGGCCATGCCGACGATCACGGCGGACGGCATCACCCTGATCAACTTCACGATGGGGAGCGCGAACGCGGCCACCATCATGGACCTGCTGAGTGCCGTCGAGCCCAAGGCGGTCCTGTTCCTGGGCAAGTGCGGCGGGCTCAAGCGCAAGAACAAGGTGGGGGACCTCATCCTGCCCATCGCGGCCATCCGGGGCGACGGCACCTCCAACGACTACCTGCCGCCCGAGATTCCGGCGCTCCCGGCGTTCAGCCTCCAGCGGGCGATCTCGTCGAGCATCCGGGACGCGGGGCTCGACTACTGGACGGGCACCGTCTACACGACGAACCGCCGGGTGTGGGAGCACGACGCGGCCTTCAAGGAGTACCTGACCAGGACCCGCTGCATGGCGATCGACATGGAGACCGCGACCGTGTTCACGGTTGGCTTTGCCAACCACATCCCCACCGGGGCGCTGCTCCTGGTCTCGGACCAGCCCATGGTGCCCGAGGGGGTCAAGACGACCGAGAGTGACCGCTGGGTGACCGAGACCTTTGCCACTCAGCACGTGAAGATCGGCATGCAGGCCCTGCGCGAGATTCGCAGCGTGGGCCGCAGCGTCCGGCACCTGCGCTTCGAGAGCACCTGA
- a CDS encoding isoprenyl transferase has protein sequence MSRRPLKLAVRTAKKTRDVARGALLWGYEQRLAREVGAHGRLPRHLGLILDGNRRFARASGLQREMGHTFGADKAHEVLQWCLELGIPTVTIWVLSTDNVSRAPEELAHILSLLEREARNLATDPRIHANRVRVRAIGQHHDFPGHVLDALRELEARTAGYDGMLLNIAVGYGGREEIVDAVKQHLAGQAAQGHTLPEVIETLRPEHISAHLYTAGVPDPDFIIRTSGEIRLSGFMLWQSVYSEFYFCDVYWPGFRRVDFLRALREFQGRERRFGK, from the coding sequence ATGAGCCGTAGGCCCCTTAAGCTCGCCGTCCGCACCGCGAAAAAAACGCGCGACGTGGCCCGCGGCGCCTTGCTGTGGGGGTACGAGCAGCGCCTTGCCCGCGAGGTGGGGGCCCACGGGCGGCTGCCCCGCCACCTGGGCCTGATCCTCGACGGCAACCGCCGCTTCGCCCGGGCCAGCGGTCTTCAGCGCGAGATGGGCCACACCTTCGGCGCCGACAAGGCGCACGAGGTGTTGCAGTGGTGCCTGGAACTCGGCATTCCCACCGTGACGATCTGGGTGCTGTCCACCGACAACGTGAGCCGCGCCCCGGAGGAACTCGCCCACATCCTGAGCCTGCTGGAGCGGGAGGCGCGCAACCTCGCCACCGATCCCCGCATCCACGCTAACCGGGTGCGGGTGCGCGCCATCGGCCAGCACCACGACTTTCCCGGGCACGTCCTCGACGCCCTGCGCGAGCTGGAGGCCCGGACCGCCGGGTACGACGGCATGCTGCTGAACATCGCCGTGGGGTACGGGGGCCGCGAGGAGATCGTGGACGCGGTCAAGCAGCACCTCGCCGGGCAGGCGGCGCAGGGCCACACACTCCCCGAGGTGATCGAGACGCTGAGGCCCGAGCACATCAGCGCGCACCTGTACACGGCCGGGGTTCCCGATCCCGACTTCATCATCCGCACCAGCGGCGAAATTCGGCTCTCAGGCTTCATGCTGTGGCAGAGCGTGTATTCCGAGTTCTACTTCTGTGACGTGTACTGGCCGGGCTTCCGGCGGGTGGATTTCCTGCGGGCGCTGCGCGAGTTCCAGGGCCGGGAGCGCCGATTCGGGAAGTAG
- a CDS encoding precorrin-2 dehydrogenase/sirohydrochlorin ferrochelatase family protein gives MSLAAFLDLQGERALVVGGGPVALRRVRTLLGAGMGVTVVAPELHPDLLGLPVRAERRPYRPEDVRGVRVVVAATDSAAVNDAVTADARAAGVLVNHAGDAARGTLRFPAVIRRGGVQVAVTTGRELPLLAQAVGERVAALLPDDSAVEAWAGRRERALTLAPAERERELAGLRADIRAALGLAAGGAA, from the coding sequence GTGAGTTTGGCGGCGTTCCTCGATTTGCAAGGCGAGCGGGCCCTGGTGGTGGGCGGCGGCCCGGTCGCTCTGCGCCGGGTGCGGACCCTGCTGGGCGCAGGCATGGGCGTGACGGTCGTCGCCCCCGAATTGCACCCCGACCTCCTGGGCCTGCCGGTGCGCGCCGAGCGGCGGCCCTACCGGCCGGAGGATGTTCGGGGGGTGCGCGTGGTCGTTGCCGCCACCGACAGCGCTGCCGTGAACGACGCCGTGACCGCCGATGCGCGGGCGGCGGGCGTTCTGGTCAATCACGCGGGCGACGCCGCGCGGGGCACCCTGCGCTTTCCGGCGGTGATCCGGCGCGGAGGGGTGCAGGTGGCCGTCACGACGGGGCGCGAGCTGCCCCTGCTCGCGCAGGCTGTAGGTGAGCGCGTTGCGGCGCTGCTGCCGGACGATTCCGCCGTGGAGGCCTGGGCGGGGCGGCGCGAGCGGGCGCTGACCCTGGCCCCCGCCGAGCGCGAGCGCGAACTCGCGGGGCTGCGGGCCGACATCCGCGCGGCGTTGGGCCTGGCCGCTGGGGGGGCCGCGTGA
- the hemA gene encoding glutamyl-tRNA reductase encodes MTLACPTARAFLAQPRALPPAPLDFVVVGLNHQTAPVEVRERAAVRAGEEGAILSHLSLHAREVMLLATCNRTEVYLAGIEGDPVSAFEGAWGHALEGHLYVHRGDAAVAHLYRVAAGLDSLVIGETQIQGQVKRAWQEAHARGLSGTLLNKIAQGALAAGKRVRSETGLSDKVVSVSSAAVELAQAALGDLTRRTALILGAGETAELTLTHLRAAGVRDVIVVNRTEARARQLADKLGGRACAAEYLHEVLPEADVVIASSAAPHHVLNGVGVEAALAGRPGRPMFLIDISVPRILAPDIAAVPGAHLYNLDDLTAIVSRNLQSRRAALPRAEAIIREAVSDLARWHLTREAQMSRQERQLALASD; translated from the coding sequence GTGACGCTCGCCTGCCCGACCGCCCGCGCCTTTCTCGCGCAGCCGAGAGCTCTGCCCCCCGCGCCGCTGGACTTCGTGGTGGTCGGCCTCAACCACCAGACCGCCCCAGTTGAGGTCCGCGAGCGCGCCGCCGTCCGCGCGGGGGAGGAGGGGGCGATCCTCTCGCACCTTTCCCTCCACGCGCGGGAGGTCATGCTGCTCGCCACCTGCAACCGCACCGAGGTGTACCTCGCCGGAATCGAGGGTGACCCCGTCAGCGCCTTCGAGGGCGCCTGGGGCCACGCGCTGGAGGGCCACCTCTACGTCCACCGGGGGGACGCGGCCGTCGCGCACCTGTACCGGGTGGCGGCCGGGCTGGACAGTCTGGTGATCGGCGAGACGCAGATTCAGGGCCAGGTCAAGCGCGCTTGGCAGGAGGCCCACGCCCGGGGCCTGTCGGGCACGCTGCTGAACAAGATCGCGCAGGGCGCCCTGGCTGCGGGGAAGCGTGTTCGCAGCGAGACGGGCCTGAGCGACAAGGTGGTCAGCGTGTCGAGCGCCGCCGTCGAACTCGCCCAGGCCGCGCTGGGGGACCTTACGCGCCGCACGGCCCTGATCCTCGGTGCGGGCGAGACGGCCGAGCTGACGCTGACCCACCTGCGGGCCGCGGGTGTGCGGGACGTGATCGTGGTCAACCGCACTGAGGCGCGCGCCCGGCAGCTCGCTGACAAACTCGGGGGCCGCGCCTGCGCCGCCGAGTACCTGCACGAGGTCCTGCCGGAAGCCGACGTGGTGATCGCGTCGAGCGCGGCGCCCCACCATGTCCTGAACGGGGTGGGGGTGGAGGCGGCCCTGGCCGGGCGCCCCGGGCGGCCCATGTTCCTGATCGACATCAGCGTGCCGCGCATCCTGGCCCCGGACATCGCCGCCGTGCCCGGCGCGCACCTGTACAACCTCGACGACCTGACCGCCATCGTGAGCCGCAACCTGCAAAGCCGCCGCGCGGCCCTTCCTCGCGCCGAGGCGATCATCCGCGAGGCGGTTTCGGATCTGGCGCGCTGGCACCTCACGCGGGAGGCGCAGATGAGCCGTCAGGAACGGCAATTGGCGCTGGCGAGCGACTGA
- a CDS encoding YgfZ/GcvT domain-containing protein, protein MWTRLPSSALRVTGADRVDFVQGQMTNDLRGAPTPGVVACGFLNVRGQIEFFARAYKREGDVYLHLDAGQAEALAARLRRYIIFDQVEVEDLSGELRTVHVWDEAAVPGWNPQGGSAQTFELAGGTVLAGRVDRTGTPGVDLHFLARHEEAVLAALGGGEAPLDALDGARVRAGIPDITRDGFVGVLPQEVGLDVGGPLPSISYRKGCYVGQEIMARLEARGNARYHLARLRGEGLPDHAAVTREGRAVGQAGLQAGGLSLARLRKELLAGDVVEVGGVPASVEFLAPAPADA, encoded by the coding sequence ATGTGGACCCGGCTTCCTTCGAGCGCCCTGCGCGTAACCGGCGCGGACCGCGTGGACTTCGTGCAGGGGCAGATGACGAACGACCTGCGGGGCGCCCCCACGCCCGGGGTCGTGGCCTGCGGCTTCCTGAACGTGCGCGGCCAGATCGAGTTCTTCGCGCGGGCCTACAAGCGCGAGGGGGACGTGTACCTCCACCTTGACGCCGGGCAGGCCGAGGCCCTCGCCGCGCGGCTGCGGCGCTACATCATCTTCGACCAGGTCGAGGTGGAGGACCTGTCGGGGGAGTTGCGGACGGTCCACGTCTGGGACGAGGCCGCTGTGCCTGGCTGGAACCCGCAGGGAGGGAGCGCGCAGACTTTCGAGCTGGCGGGGGGAACGGTCCTCGCGGGCCGGGTCGACCGTACGGGAACTCCCGGCGTGGACCTGCATTTCCTGGCCCGCCACGAGGAGGCCGTCCTCGCCGCGCTCGGGGGAGGAGAGGCGCCGCTGGATGCCCTCGATGGGGCGCGGGTCCGGGCGGGCATCCCTGACATCACCCGCGACGGCTTCGTGGGCGTTCTCCCGCAGGAGGTCGGATTGGACGTGGGCGGCCCCCTGCCCTCCATCAGCTACCGCAAGGGCTGCTACGTGGGGCAGGAGATCATGGCCCGGCTGGAGGCGAGGGGTAACGCTCGCTATCACCTCGCCCGATTGCGCGGGGAGGGGCTGCCCGACCACGCCGCGGTGACGCGGGAGGGCCGGGCCGTCGGGCAGGCGGGCCTGCAGGCGGGGGGCCTGAGCCTCGCCCGGCTGCGGAAGGAACTGCTCGCGGGGGATGTGGTGGAGGTCGGCGGCGTGCCCGCGTCCGTGGAGTTCCTGGCCCCCGCCCCCGCCGATGCTTGA
- a CDS encoding GNAT family N-acetyltransferase, with the protein MYAETPRLLLVPLTREVIERRLTCDHFTAEVPTPAGPLTVTYPPAWPGDPLPMFPHKLAALDPGKEAWSATLVERATLTAVGQMGAKGQPSEQGDVEIGYGLNPEVWGRGYATEAVGALVAALLARPDVRRVTAQTATTNPASARVLEKLGFTRVGTAWDEEDGDLTVWARGAG; encoded by the coding sequence ATGTACGCCGAGACCCCCCGCCTGCTGCTCGTCCCCCTCACGCGCGAGGTCATCGAGCGGCGGCTGACCTGCGACCACTTCACGGCGGAGGTGCCGACCCCCGCTGGCCCGCTGACCGTCACCTACCCGCCCGCCTGGCCCGGCGACCCGCTCCCGATGTTCCCGCACAAGCTCGCCGCCCTCGACCCCGGGAAGGAGGCCTGGAGTGCCACCCTGGTTGAGCGCGCCACCCTGACCGCCGTCGGGCAGATGGGGGCCAAGGGCCAGCCGAGTGAGCAGGGAGACGTGGAGATCGGCTACGGGCTCAACCCGGAAGTCTGGGGCCGGGGCTACGCGACCGAGGCAGTGGGCGCCCTCGTCGCGGCCCTGCTCGCCCGGCCGGACGTGCGGCGGGTCACCGCGCAGACGGCGACGACCAACCCGGCCAGCGCGCGGGTGCTCGAAAAACTGGGCTTCACGCGGGTCGGCACCGCGTGGGACGAGGAGGATGGGGACCTGACCGTGTGGGCGAGAGGGGCGGGGTAG
- a CDS encoding ABC transporter permease — translation MTTTAPVPAPAPKRSRWELFWTGPAVRKLRRNKLAVTGLVITLLFGLVALFAPLIAPPQGNCLRDLNISTPTAVYNPLGGAFWQAVLAPPRSCYQIERLSFSSTPTPPGPEAIFGTSNGYSIFYGLIWGARTALKMSFIIVAITLVVGVVIGAVSGYYGGWIDNLIQRFIDVLFAMPPLILTVVLLTILRAKNPGGDPTGPIILAFSIAGWAGYARVVRGDVLRTRQLEYVDAARSLGARDWRLILRHVIPNSLASVLTLAVLDLGTVPLSVAALSFLGLGFESGYAEWGQLVEFARPWLKPDYWYVLVFPALFIVTFSLAFNLFGDGLRDALDPKSR, via the coding sequence ATGACGACCACTGCTCCTGTTCCTGCCCCCGCCCCCAAGCGCAGCCGCTGGGAGCTGTTCTGGACCGGCCCGGCGGTGCGGAAGCTGCGGCGCAACAAGCTGGCCGTGACCGGCCTGGTCATCACGCTGCTGTTCGGTCTGGTCGCCCTGTTCGCGCCGCTCATCGCCCCACCGCAGGGCAACTGCCTGCGCGACCTGAACATCTCCACCCCTACCGCGGTCTATAACCCGCTGGGTGGTGCGTTCTGGCAGGCCGTCCTCGCTCCCCCGCGCAGTTGTTACCAGATTGAGCGCCTCAGCTTCTCCTCGACGCCCACGCCGCCCGGTCCCGAGGCCATCTTCGGCACCTCCAACGGCTACAGCATCTTCTACGGCCTGATCTGGGGGGCCCGCACTGCCCTCAAGATGTCGTTCATCATCGTGGCGATCACGCTGGTGGTGGGCGTCGTCATCGGCGCGGTCAGCGGGTACTACGGCGGCTGGATCGACAACCTGATTCAGCGGTTCATCGACGTGCTGTTCGCCATGCCGCCCCTGATCCTGACGGTCGTGCTGCTCACCATCCTGCGCGCCAAAAATCCCGGGGGCGATCCCACAGGGCCGATCATCCTCGCCTTTAGCATTGCGGGGTGGGCCGGGTATGCCCGTGTGGTGCGCGGTGACGTCTTGCGGACCCGGCAACTGGAATACGTGGACGCCGCCCGGAGCCTCGGGGCACGCGACTGGCGTCTGATCCTGAGACACGTCATTCCCAACAGCCTCGCCAGCGTGCTGACGCTCGCCGTGCTGGACCTGGGCACCGTGCCCCTCAGCGTGGCCGCGCTGTCCTTCCTGGGTCTGGGCTTCGAGAGCGGGTACGCCGAGTGGGGCCAGCTTGTCGAATTTGCCCGCCCCTGGCTCAAGCCCGACTACTGGTACGTGCTGGTCTTCCCGGCGCTGTTCATCGTGACCTTCAGCCTCGCCTTCAACCTGTTCGGTGACGGCCTGCGCGACGCGCTGGACCCCAAGAGCCGTTAA
- a CDS encoding ABC transporter permease, translating into MLNFIVRRLLQVPLVMLALSLLIVGLTQLLTPEQRAAGYIRSDQQAARLEAIIRERGLDAPFITQYGKWLGSTLQGDLGFSRASGQDVTDTIRERLPNTIELTLLTALPILLLGIWLGTLSALNKDKLIDQILRVLTIIGYSLPTFVLGIVLLAVFYGYLGWLPGAGQVNVINQFSIGDLRRYTGLLSLDAALNGRWDIAWDVIQHLILPAATLTVVSAATIVKVMRNNMLEALTSDYVRTARAKGLSNRTVNNKHARRNALLSIVTLGGFLIINLLGGSLITEFIFGYPGVGLWMVDAGLRLDIPAVLGFALLSALIVVVVSTVVDILYGVVDPRVRFD; encoded by the coding sequence ATGCTCAATTTCATCGTTAGGCGGCTGCTCCAGGTTCCCCTGGTCATGCTCGCGCTCTCCCTGCTGATCGTCGGGCTGACGCAACTGCTGACGCCTGAGCAGCGCGCCGCGGGGTATATCCGCAGCGACCAGCAGGCCGCCCGCCTGGAGGCGATTATCAGGGAACGGGGACTGGATGCCCCGTTCATCACGCAGTACGGCAAATGGCTCGGCAGTACTCTTCAGGGTGACCTGGGCTTCTCGCGTGCCAGCGGCCAGGACGTGACCGACACTATCCGTGAGAGGTTGCCGAATACCATTGAGCTGACGCTGCTCACGGCCCTCCCGATCCTGCTCCTGGGCATCTGGCTGGGAACACTCAGTGCCCTGAACAAGGACAAGCTGATCGACCAGATCTTACGTGTCCTGACTATTATCGGTTATAGCCTTCCGACCTTTGTGCTGGGCATCGTGTTGCTGGCGGTGTTCTACGGCTATTTGGGCTGGCTTCCCGGTGCCGGGCAGGTCAATGTCATCAACCAGTTCTCCATCGGTGACCTGAGACGCTACACCGGGCTGCTCAGCCTGGACGCTGCCCTCAATGGCCGCTGGGATATCGCCTGGGACGTGATTCAGCACCTGATCCTGCCCGCAGCGACCCTGACGGTGGTCAGCGCCGCCACGATCGTGAAGGTGATGCGGAACAATATGCTGGAGGCGCTGACGAGCGACTACGTGCGGACGGCGCGCGCCAAGGGCCTGTCTAACCGTACAGTGAACAACAAGCATGCCCGCCGCAACGCGCTGCTGAGTATCGTGACGCTGGGCGGCTTCCTGATCATCAACCTGCTGGGCGGCTCTCTGATCACCGAGTTTATCTTCGGGTATCCGGGTGTGGGGCTGTGGATGGTGGACGCCGGGCTGCGCCTGGACATCCCCGCCGTGCTGGGCTTCGCGCTGCTCTCGGCGCTGATCGTGGTCGTGGTGAGCACAGTCGTGGACATCCTGTATGGGGTCGTTGACCCGCGCGTGAGGTTCGACTGA